One Lentibacillus cibarius DNA window includes the following coding sequences:
- a CDS encoding NAD(P)/FAD-dependent oxidoreductase — protein MSYDVAVIGGGPSGLMASIAAAEHGAKTILLEKGKRLGTKLAISGGGRCNVTNRLPEEEVIRHIPGNGKFLYSPFSVFNNYDIINYFEEMGVQLKEEDHGRMFPVTNSAKTVVNALVSKLDKLNVDVRMNTPVKAVHYAEDEHTVILEDGPKINAKSLIIAVGGKAVPHTGSTGDGYAWAKKAGHTITELYPTEVALTSNEPFIQHKRLQGLSLRNVALSVLNKKNKPIITHQMDMIFTHFGISGPAVLRCSQFVVKELMKGREAVRMQLDVFPDSSEQLLVQSLTQAIDSNPKKTIRNVLKGTIPERLLDHMFAQNGIDGDQKAAIAANEVIRSLVQQMKKFQFYVHGSLPLRKAFVTGGGVSIKEIVPKTMQSKIMHRLFFCGEILDIHGYTGGYNITSALVTGRIAGMNAASEARPAGS, from the coding sequence TTGTCTTACGATGTAGCTGTCATCGGCGGCGGACCCTCGGGGTTAATGGCATCCATTGCTGCTGCCGAACATGGAGCAAAAACTATACTACTTGAAAAAGGAAAAAGGCTCGGAACCAAACTTGCCATTTCCGGTGGGGGACGCTGTAACGTGACGAACAGGCTTCCCGAGGAGGAAGTGATCCGGCACATTCCCGGAAATGGAAAATTTTTATATAGTCCTTTCTCTGTCTTTAATAACTATGATATCATCAATTATTTTGAAGAGATGGGCGTGCAGCTGAAAGAGGAAGATCACGGCCGCATGTTTCCTGTTACTAATTCTGCCAAAACAGTTGTGAATGCGCTCGTCAGTAAGCTAGACAAACTAAATGTCGACGTGCGGATGAACACACCAGTGAAAGCAGTTCATTATGCTGAGGACGAGCATACTGTCATTTTGGAGGATGGGCCTAAGATTAATGCTAAATCACTGATCATTGCAGTTGGAGGCAAAGCGGTCCCACACACAGGCTCAACCGGGGATGGCTATGCATGGGCAAAAAAGGCCGGACACACCATTACCGAATTATATCCAACGGAAGTAGCACTGACATCAAATGAACCATTCATCCAACATAAACGCCTGCAGGGATTATCTCTGAGAAATGTCGCCTTATCCGTGTTAAATAAAAAGAACAAACCAATCATTACGCACCAAATGGATATGATTTTTACACACTTTGGTATTTCCGGGCCAGCTGTTCTGCGGTGTTCACAATTTGTCGTAAAAGAACTGATGAAAGGACGTGAAGCTGTACGAATGCAGCTCGATGTCTTTCCGGATTCGTCTGAACAACTGTTAGTACAGTCCTTGACACAAGCTATTGACAGTAATCCTAAAAAAACCATACGAAATGTTTTAAAAGGTACGATTCCCGAACGACTACTGGATCACATGTTTGCACAAAATGGCATTGATGGAGACCAAAAAGCTGCTATTGCCGCGAATGAAGTCATCCGTAGTCTCGTACAGCAAATGAAAAAGTTTCAATTTTACGTTCATGGCTCTCTACCGCTCCGTAAAGCATTTGTTACCGGCGGCGGTGTGTCCATTAAAGAAATCGTTCCAAAGACTATGCAGTCAAAAATCATGCATCGACTTTTTTTCTGTGGCGAAATCCTGGATATCCATGGCTATACTGGCGGCTACAACATTACTTCCGCGTTAGTCACTGGTCGTATTGCTGGAATGAATGCGGCATCAGAAGCTCGTCCAGCTGGCAGTTGA